The Pseudomonas sp. TH06 genome has a window encoding:
- a CDS encoding LysR family transcriptional regulator, with translation MELRHLRYFIAVAEELHFGRAAQVLGISQPPLSQQIQALEQEVGARLFERTNRRVELSEAGRLFLEEARLVLAQVDKAADVARRAQLGELGELKIGFTSSAPFNSTIPQAIFAFRQRFPAVHLNLREMSSTQVAESLVDESIEVGIMRPLGLPDSLSVVELMREPLVAVLSAKHPLAQGSEDGLFLSALALEPFVFFPRSYGSGLYAQLLSLARDAGFSPHFAQEAGEAMTIIGLVAAGLGVSVLPASYQRMRIDGVVYRPLLDPEAISAVWLVQRKDQKSPMAKAFVELLTRKVEQA, from the coding sequence ATGGAATTGCGTCATCTGCGTTACTTCATCGCTGTCGCTGAAGAACTGCATTTCGGCCGCGCCGCACAGGTGCTGGGCATCTCCCAGCCGCCGCTAAGTCAGCAGATTCAGGCGCTGGAGCAAGAGGTCGGCGCGCGCCTGTTCGAACGGACCAATCGTCGGGTCGAGCTGAGTGAGGCTGGCCGACTGTTTCTCGAAGAGGCACGGCTGGTGCTGGCGCAGGTCGACAAAGCCGCGGATGTCGCTCGCCGGGCGCAACTCGGTGAACTGGGTGAACTGAAGATTGGCTTCACTTCGTCGGCGCCGTTCAACTCGACGATCCCGCAGGCGATTTTCGCTTTCCGCCAGCGCTTTCCGGCCGTGCATCTGAACCTTCGGGAGATGAGCAGTACCCAGGTGGCCGAGTCGCTGGTGGACGAGTCGATCGAGGTCGGCATCATGCGTCCGCTGGGTTTGCCGGATTCCTTGAGTGTGGTCGAGCTGATGCGCGAACCTTTGGTGGCGGTACTGAGCGCCAAGCATCCGTTGGCTCAAGGCAGCGAGGATGGCCTGTTTCTTTCGGCGCTGGCGCTGGAACCGTTTGTGTTCTTCCCGCGCAGTTACGGCAGCGGCCTCTACGCGCAACTGTTAAGCCTGGCCCGCGATGCCGGGTTCAGCCCCCACTTCGCCCAGGAAGCGGGGGAAGCGATGACGATTATTGGTTTGGTGGCGGCGGGTCTGGGTGTTTCGGTGCTACCGGCGTCCTATCAACGCATGCGCATCGACGGTGTGGTGTATCGGCCGTTGCTTGATCCGGAGGCGATCTCTGCGGTGTGGCTGGTGCAGCGCAAGGATCAGAAGTCGCCGATGGCCAAGGCTTTTGTCGAGTTGCTCACACGCAAGGTCGAACAAGCCTGA
- a CDS encoding excinuclease, producing MQVKALIAATLFSLLPSASHATNLMYMPFETVLSDAIRAGRLDGSVKFYLAGNGPQGTQRLLQRDVISDLKTNGFNKSDHDSCEWVLQSNLIKLQAEAKRVGANAVTNIVSYYDQHVRKDLNTYECRAGIFVTRVTLRGDLVRVN from the coding sequence ATGCAAGTGAAAGCCCTGATCGCCGCCACGCTCTTCAGCCTGCTGCCCAGCGCCAGCCACGCCACCAACCTCATGTACATGCCCTTCGAAACGGTGCTGTCCGACGCGATTCGTGCCGGACGGCTGGATGGCAGTGTGAAGTTTTATCTGGCCGGGAATGGCCCGCAGGGCACTCAGCGGTTGTTGCAGCGCGATGTGATCAGTGATCTGAAGACCAACGGCTTCAACAAGAGCGATCACGACTCCTGTGAATGGGTGTTGCAGTCGAACCTGATCAAGTTGCAGGCCGAGGCCAAGCGGGTCGGGGCGAATGCGGTGACTAACATAGTCAGTTATTACGATCAGCATGTGCGCAAGGATTTGAATACTTACGAGTGTCGGGCGGGGATTTTTGTGACACGGGTGACGTTGCGCGGGGACTTGGTGCGAGTGAATTGA